A genome region from Penicillium psychrofluorescens genome assembly, chromosome: 3 includes the following:
- a CDS encoding uncharacterized protein (ID:PFLUO_005499-T1.cds;~source:funannotate) has translation MAAEDSDRDEATGLTRRACDQCRLRKIRCDKRSPCSNCRSSRTVCRCTGEGQKLQEPRRRVLISSQYEKKIDLIEERLGTIDRTLRELLTAQTRSLRTDNPEAYLSPSSQVATRPQPRPQSFSASQRHRHLQSNPAIDQHDHGQAFEGNSSLAAHSAYASEFLESAVSHSGPQIGSSPKITAALLSLKQIVGIQDQRRKADAHGGQFPGNITRLGAASCDIRDLEMPPLPAVLTLLRNVKESPPSFFAGFCPFIPVDYFIDKCREVYFCTDDYADSTFIVTNMCLYNIFLESGFFEKNDSTRDEYLHYSRMCRGNLEAALAGLNMLMPATNESIMALAIGAMHSIEISKPSVGWTMASTAAHLCQTLGYHRASSMEHDSLPVQREKQVLFWSVYVIIKALSLRLGRASILQDWDISLPMTSDVFDNEEPWKTVCMLWIKHATVQGKIYELVYSPAALNQPESERVSHANRLASEMQSTVMEPFERLLSTGLHLSEIDKIYLRSDEVNRLSIMTLIYRAIPPPAGSGSTFIPECVKTARAALESHQGCMATLKECDEFIKCSYMHWAIFHAPFVPFIVIFCHVIATSDSSDLTRLEDFVASLRPLCSLSEAIDQLHRLCQVLSTVARLYLEAKAQSQVGEDESFASVGHEFDLYLGALGLAPVSSSMAAPQGPLPPPDIGSISGVAEAQLQQQEAGLAVAENHDSSVAAEMTQTAQLGNWFWGNQYMMGLLEEDLSLFEPSLQL, from the exons ATGGCAGCCGAGGACTCCGACCGTGACGAGGCGACGGGACTCACTCGGCGTGCG TGTGATCAATGTCGTCTGCGAAAG ATTCGATGCGATAAGCGTTCGCCATGCTCGAACTGCCGCAGTTCCCGAACTGTCTGTCGATGTACTGGCGAGGGCCAGAAGTTACAAGAGCCCCGGCGGCGGGTATTGATCTCCAGCCAGTA TGAGAAAAAGATAGATCTCATTGAGGAACGTCTGGGCACGATCGACCGGACTCTTCGGGAATTGCTCACAGCCCAGACTCGATCCCTGAGAACAGACAACCCAGAGGCCTACTTGTCTCCCTCCTCACAGGTGGCAACTCGACCGCAGCCTCGACCGCAATCTTTCTCTGCATCTCAAAGACATCGACATCTCCAAAGCAATCCCGCAATTGACCAGCATGATCATGGACAAGCATTCGAGGGCAATTCCTCGCTCGCGGCGCATTCAGCCTATGCGAGCGAGTTCCTGGAGTCTGCCGTGTCACACAGTGGCCCGCAGATTGGGTCGAGCCCTAAGATTACGGCTGCTCTGTTGTCACTGAAGCAGATTGTCGGGATCCAGGATCAACGACGGAAGGCGGATGCTCATGGTGGGCAGTTCCCAGGCAACATCACCCGTCTGGGCGCTGCCAGTTGTGACATCCGGGATTTGGAGATGCCGCCCCTTCCTGCTGTTCTCACACTTTTGAGGAATGTCAAGG AGAGCCCACCGTCTTTCTTTGCAGGATTCTGTCCCTTCATCCCCGTGGACTATTTCATAGACAAGTGTCGTGAAGTATATTTTTGCACGGATGACTACGCAGACTCGACATTTATCGTGACCAATATGTGCCTCTacaacatcttcctcgagtCTGGATTTTTCGAAAAGAACGATAGCACAAGGGATGAATACCTGCATTATTCTCGGATGTGTCGTGGCAATCTGGAAGCAGCACTAGCAGGTCTGAACATGCTGATGCCTGCCACCAACGAGTCCATCATGGCGCTGGCTATTGGG GCCATGCATTCAATAGAAATCTCCAAGCCCTCTGTCGGATGGACCATGGCATCAACTGCCGCCCATCTGTGCCAAACACTAGGGTACCATCGAGCATCATCCATGGAGCACGATAGTCTACCGGTGCAACGAGAGAAGCAGGTCCTTTTTTGGTCCGTCTATGTCATCATTAAAGCACTCTCATTGCGCTTAGGACGGGCATCCATTCTCCAGGACTGGGATATCTCGCTCCCCATGACTTCCGACGTTTTCGACAATGAGGAGCCATGGAAGACTGTCTGTATGCTCTGGATCAAGCACGCCACTGTCCAAGGCAAGATTTACGAGCTCGTGTACAGTCCTGCGGCATTGAATCAACCAGAGAGCGAACGAGTATCGCATGCCAACCGTTTAGCTTCTGAGATGCAGTCAACGGTGATGGAGCCGTTTGAG AGACTCCTATCCACTGGTCTTCATCTCTCTGAAATCGATAAGATCTACCTCCGCTCGGACGAGGTTAACCGTCTCTCTATCATGACACTGATATACAGAGCCATTCCTCCACCGGCGGGATCTGGCTCTACATTCATACCAGAGTGTGTCAAGACAGCTCGCGCAGCGCTAGAAAGCCATCAAGGCTGTATGGCCACGCTGAAGGAGTGCGATGAATTTATCAAATGCTCATACATGCATTG GGCAATCTTCCACGCTCCCTTCGTCCccttcatcgtcatcttctgCCACGTAATCGCAACCTCCGACAGCTCAGACCTGACTCGGCTAGAAGACTTTGTCGCCTCCCTCCGCCCACTCTGCTCTCTCTCTGAggccatcgaccagctccacCGCCTCTGCCAGGTTCTCAGCACCGTCGCCCGGCTCTATCTCGAGGCCAAAGCCCAGAGCCAGGTAGGTGAAGACGAGAGTTTTGCGTCTGTCGGCCACGAGTTCGATCTCTACCTGGGCGCACTGGGCCTAGCCCCCGTCAGCAGctcgatggcggcgccgCAGGGTCCCCTGCCACCGCCTGATATCGGATCTATTTCTGGAGTCGCGGAAGCGCAACTTCAACAACAGGAAGCAGGACTTGCTGTTGCAGAGAATCACGATTCTAGCGTTgcggcggagatgacgcAGACTGCACAGCTGGGCAATTGGTTCTGGGGGAATCAATACATGATGGGTCTTTTGGAAGAGGATTTGTCATTGTTCGAACCCAGCTTGCAGCTTTGA